The following is a genomic window from Campylobacter lari subsp. lari.
CAAGAACTTTTAAAAAATATTTCCAAAGATCAAAGCACCTATGAAACCAATGAAGCCCTAAAGACTATCAAAAGATACAATGAAGAGCTTTATTTGCAAACTCTTAAATCTTTTGATACTTACACACTTGCAAATATAGCTACTATAACACCCGAACATATCTTAGAAGATATTTTAGAACACTTAAGCATTATAAAGATTGCAAAAGCAGTAGAAGAGCTTGAAAGTGATGATGCAACAGACTTAATTAAGCGTTTTGAAGAACTAAATCCGCAAAAAACTTTAGCTATTTTAAACCGCTTAAGTTCCGAAGATAAGGAAGAAATTTTACGCCTTAAAAATTATGATGAAAATACTGCTGGTGCTTATATGCAAACAGAAATTTTCACAGCTTCTATTGATGAGAGTATAGAAAAGGCTATAAAAAGATATAGAATTTTAAAACACTCAGGGCAAGTAGATCAAATTTTTCAAGTTTATATCATAGATAACCAAGGAAAGCTTTGTAATGCTATCAATCTAAGCGATCTTTTACTTTGGGATTTTAAACTAAGTTTTGCAGATATTATTAAAAATAATAGCGAAAAATATAAAAGCTATAGCATAAAAGATCATGAAGATATACAAAAGGCTATTGATATAGTAGAAGATTATGATTTAAGTGTTTTGGCTGTTATAAATGATGATGGAGTGCTTTTGGGTAGAATTACTTATGATGATATCCATGATTTAATCCAAGAAAATGCAACAGAACAAATTTATAACTTAGCTGGAGTTGATGCAGATGTTGAAGAAGAAAGTGCTTTTAAAGCAGCTAAAGCTAGAGCTTTTTGGCTTATGATTAATCTTACCACCTCATTAATATCAGCTAATATCATTAGTCTTTTTTCAGGTGAAATAGAAAAACTTGTAGCTTTAGCGATTTTAATGCCTATAGTAGCTTCTATGGGAGGAAATACTGGCTCACAAGCTTTAGCAGTAACAGTTAGAAAACTCTCACTCAATGAAGTAGAATTTAAAGATGCAAAAAAAGTTATATTAAGAGAGAGTGGTATATCTTTACTAAATGGCTTTATTTTTGCAATTATTATGAGTATAATAGCTTTCATATGGTTTAAAACAGCTCTTTTAGGACTTGTTATAGCCTTATCAATGCTAATTAATCTAGCCTTAGCTGGCTTTGTAGGTTCTTTTGTGCCATTAACATTAAAAAAATTTAAAATCGATCCTGCGGTAGGATCAAGCGTAGTGATCACTGCAATTACTGATGGTTTGGGATTTTTTAGCTTTTTACTTTTAGCAAAAATGATTTTATTATAAAAAGGAAAACTATGTCAAGCATTACATACAAAGATCAAAATATAGAACTTGCAGGAGTTGAACTAGAAGTTGGCGATAATGCTCCAAGGGTGGTTCTAAGAACCAAAAACCTTGCCCCAGTAGAAATAGCACCACCTGGGAAAACTCAAATTTTATTAACCATGCCCAGCTTAGATACGCCAGTATGCTCAAAACAAGCCAAAGAAACTAATAAAAGACTAGCTTCTATGAAAAATATTGAAGTTATTATTATTAGCATGGATTTACCTTTTGCTATGGATCGTTTTTGTGCCACTGAAGGGGTTGATAACATTATAACTGCAAGTGATTTTGCATTTAAAGATTTTGGCATAAACTATGGGGTATTAATAAATAATAGTATATTTGCAGGGTTATTAGCAAGAGCAGCTTTTGTAGTTAAAGATGGAAAAATAGTGTATAAACAACTCGTGGAAGAATTAATGGGAAAAATTGATTTTAGGGATTTAGAACTTTT
Proteins encoded in this region:
- the mgtE gene encoding magnesium transporter; the protein is MMNDFLEAQELLKNISKDQSTYETNEALKTIKRYNEELYLQTLKSFDTYTLANIATITPEHILEDILEHLSIIKIAKAVEELESDDATDLIKRFEELNPQKTLAILNRLSSEDKEEILRLKNYDENTAGAYMQTEIFTASIDESIEKAIKRYRILKHSGQVDQIFQVYIIDNQGKLCNAINLSDLLLWDFKLSFADIIKNNSEKYKSYSIKDHEDIQKAIDIVEDYDLSVLAVINDDGVLLGRITYDDIHDLIQENATEQIYNLAGVDADVEEESAFKAAKARAFWLMINLTTSLISANIISLFSGEIEKLVALAILMPIVASMGGNTGSQALAVTVRKLSLNEVEFKDAKKVILRESGISLLNGFIFAIIMSIIAFIWFKTALLGLVIALSMLINLALAGFVGSFVPLTLKKFKIDPAVGSSVVITAITDGLGFFSFLLLAKMILL
- the tpx gene encoding thiol peroxidase; this translates as MSSITYKDQNIELAGVELEVGDNAPRVVLRTKNLAPVEIAPPGKTQILLTMPSLDTPVCSKQAKETNKRLASMKNIEVIIISMDLPFAMDRFCATEGVDNIITASDFAFKDFGINYGVLINNSIFAGLLARAAFVVKDGKIVYKQLVEELMGKIDFRDLELFMHRNYGYPLN